GTCTGCGACCAAACGAGTTTTTACAGCATCAGTTAGCAGTTCTTCTAATTCTTCAGTGGCTTCTTTATAACTTTTTTTGTAAATAGTGTTATTGGAACAATCAATATCCCAGTATTGGTGAGTTTTAAAGTCGGAATTAGCCAGGTTATAAATAAACCAATGGCCATCTTCTAACTTTTTAACTTCATTAAAAATTGAGTTAGGAGAAGGAATAGAATTCCATGTCAAATATTCTTGTATTGATTTTTCTGAAATTGAAAGATTGTTATTAAACAATTTAATCGAAGATATTTGACTAGCAAATTCAAATTGATTGCCATTTAAGTAATAATAAAAAGGTTTTTGTCCTAATCTATCTTTAGCTCCGTAAAGAATGTTTTTATTAGCGTCATAAATTACAAAAGCAAACATACCATTAAAGTGATTGGCACAATCCATTCCATATTCGAGATATGATGCACAAATGACTTCTGTATCACTTTCTGTTTTGAAAGAATATCCTTTGTTCTTTAGTTGATTTTTTAAAGCTTTGAAATTATAGATTTCACCATTAAAAACAATATGAATATCACTATTGTAGTTCATTGGTTGGTTAGACCTCGGGTCTAAATCAATTATAGATAATCGATTGTGCCCAAAAGTGATTTTGGACCCTTCATTTTTATAAATTTCCCAACCTGTTTCATCAGGACCTCTAAAAGAAGTAATTTCTAATTTTTGTTTAACTTGATCTTCGCTATAAGCTATTGTAGTTCCGTAGATTCCGCACATTATAATTTTGTTGAATAGGTTGTCTAAGAGTTTGGATAATGGTTTTAAATATAGATTTCAATATGCCTACTATATTTGGAGTTAGATTTTTATTTGTTTATTCTGATTAGGTATTTTGAAACTAGTTCTAAACTTAGATAACCATCATTAGATGTTTCTATTGTATTGAAGTGTTAGTTAATATAAATTAACACCAACTTAGTTAATGCTAAAATATACAAAACGGTTTAAGGTGTTACAATTTTATTTTTCTCTAGTTTTAAGTCTTTTCGGAATATTGACTGCCTAATAATTTTTCGTCAGCTTTGCTTAAGGCAGAAAAAATCCACAATGCTATAAATAGTAAATACGAACTAGTAAAAAAACCGTGGTTAGTCATTAATACGCTTGCCAACGCAATAGACATAAAAAGTAAGCTAGGATTTACAAAAAAATGCTTAAGGCTTTTTTTTGTTATTACTATAAAAAATAATATCAACAAAAAAAATGGTATGATACCTGCTTCTCCTAATATCTTCAAATATGAATTATGTACTCCTAAAAAACCTCCAACACCACCTCCTCCAAAAGATTCAAAACCATTACCGAAGATAGGTTTATCAAGAATGAAACTGTAGAAGGTTTCCCACGTTTCAAAACGTGATCCTTCATTCAGATCGTTAGCCGCATTCGAATCACCACTCAAAGTACCCGCTAGTTGAGTTAGTCTCTTATTTTGGACTGGTAAAAATGAGTTGTATGTAACCAAAACAAGAACTAATCCAAAGCCTAAAGCCAGTTTGTTTGCATTCTTAATAGAGATTCTAATTGATATTAAATTTATCATAATCCACAATAGAATGAACGTTCTTGAAAAGGTCAATAGCCCCATTAATGTAATTATCCATTGTGCTATTAATTTAAATTTAGGATTTTTTAATGTATAACTTAATCCGTATCCTAATATACATATAAAGCCTCCTGAATTTGGGTTTAAAAAGAAACCACTATATCTACCATAATCTTTTAACGGATTGTTAAACAGAAAGATTTGAAAAATAATGCTTAGTGCTCCAATTAACAGAAAAATAAAAAGTTCTTTAGAAGATGTTCTTTGCGCCACTTCATGTCCGCATATAATAATAATGAAATATTTTATCCAAATTATTAAATGAACTTGTAGTGGGGGCATATAAGATTGTCCGGATAAACTAGAAATTACAAAGTATAATAATCCAATAACAATAAACCAGGGGTTAAATCCTGTACGTTTATTCATAAAATAAAAAACGATAAGAAGCCCGAATGATAAATAGCTAAGTACTGATGACAAAACTGGATTCATATAAGTAAGAACAAACCCAGGAATATTAAGTACGATAAGTGCTAAAATGGTATGTTTTAGTAATTCATTTGGGTTAATCAACTCTCTTGTCATAAGATTTTAGACTAGTTTAGTAATATAATTTTCCCATAATTTAACAATGGATGTAATTTTATATTTCTCTGTCGACTTCATGGCATTTTCAGAGAACTTATTTTGCAAAACTATATCATTCATCAATTGAGACATTTTTTTTTGTAATACATTTTGATTTCCAACAGGAATTAAAAACCCATTTTCTTTATCTTTAATTAAATCAGTGGGACCATGTTTACAGTTTGTAGAAATGGTAGGAATTCCAAAATATAAAGCTTCCAGTAAGGCATTTGGGAAGCCTTCATGCTCAGATGTAAATACAAATAATTTTGCTTGGTTATAATATTTATATATCACTTGCTGTTTTCCAACAAAGTTTATTTTTTTCTCAAGCCCCAGTTTTTTTGTGAGATCAATGTTTTTCTTTTTAGTAGGGCCATCACCTACAAAAACAACTTGCCAATCTTCGTTTTTAATCTTAGAAAAAGCCTGTATTAAGAGTTCTTGTGCTTTTCCTTTCTTGAAGCTGCCTACATTTAAAATTATGTTTTTTAAACGGTCTGGTTCTTTATTCCTTTTGAAGGAAAGAGCTTCAGCTATAGGATTAGGAATTACAATTATTTTAGAGGGACTTAGTTTTTTCGAGTAAAAAATTTTGTTAGCTTCAGTTTGAACCACTAGATATTTGCAAAATCTGTAACTAATATCTCTGGTTACTTCAAGTAGTTTAGGTAATTTGTATATGTCATGATTTGCTCTTTCACTTACTATACAAGGAATTCGAGATAATTTAGAGGCCCAGATGGAGTAAATGTTAGAAGATGTCATAAAACTAATAACCAGTTGAATTTTATTTTCCTTTAGAATTTTGGATAATGTTCTAACCCTATTCAACCCATCATAAATAGATTTAATAGGTGTAGTATCATTCTTAATAACGTCAGAGCAATACCGCAATGTTATTCTAGGGTTTAATTCATAAAATGGATTGGTTTTAACCAAAGTTATTATATAAACATCATAATCCAGTATTAGATTATTTGCTAATTCGGTAATAACTCTTTCGGCACCACCAGACTCTAAACTGTAAATTACAAAAGCAATTTTTTTTCGTTCCATTGAACTAAATTTATATTGCAAATTTATCCTTTATTATGATTTTATGGCTGAAATGAACTTTTTCGGTAATTCTATACAGAAAGCAATCATACAAGCAAGAAGCTTACTCGTGCTTAAACGTGTTTGATTATCTCTGTAAAAATAAAATGCTTTGATATAAGTAAAGCCAACTTTACGATAGTATTTTTTATTTAGTATTTTGAAAAAAGGCACTTTTTCCAACTCATAAAAAGAAGAATAATAATGTCTTTTTTCTACTTTTAAGCGTGTTTTTTTTTGAAGTATATAACCGTCTTCAGATAAACAATAAGTGCGATGTACCATATTTACACATAGGAAATCAAAATCCTTATTAATTCTATTCCATGAAACACTAGGGTTCACTCTAGAATTGGGATTTGTAAATTTTTTATACTCTTGAAGGACGGAGGTACGCCAACTATGCCATTTTTCACCCAATGGCGGCCCATTTCTATCTAAAACTCTTTCCTTAAAGTTTACTTGCCAAAAGTTAGATGGAAATTTTTCACCAATTATATTTCCCTTTTCATCTTGGACCAGAGTCCATACAGCTCCAATTTGTTGTCCGTTTTCTGTTTTGTCTATGGTATCCCATATAGATTTTAAATCTTCCAACATAGTTGTTGTAAATGTATCATCATCATCAGCAATAATAGTAATTGGATGAGTGCATTTATCTATGCCAAAATTCACTACCGGAGCCTTGCCCACATTATTAGGGAGCTTATGATATACGATTCTAAAATCATTCTCATCTTCTTGCCATTGTCTAACAACTTCTGAAGTATTGTCCGTTCCTGCATCATCAATTATTATCCATTCAAAATCTTGGCACGTTTGGTTTTTTAATGATGTGTATACTCTATCTATTACGTCTGCTCTGTTATGAGTAGGAGTAAGTATGCTGAACATAGTTTGCGAGTTTATATAACGAAGTTTTTAAAAAATTACTCAACTTGTCATGAAGAGTTTGAAAACCACGAAAATACATTATTTAATACAGCTAACGCTAGATATCGGTTCAATTTCCAATTCGTAGGTTGAAATTTAAAAAGGAGGATTCATTGGTGAACCGGATTTAAAAAAACTTATCTTTTTTTGACACCATTTATTAAACGTTTAATTAAATCACGAAAATATCGATCTGTTAGATATAATAAGCCACCATAAAAACCAATCGTAATTATAGAGACAAATATCGCAAAGGTGATAAAGTCATAATAATTGTTTATGTCTGATTTCAAAAAATTATTTATGATAAAGCTCGTGCCAATATATACAGGAATAAAGGTTAGACTTAATTTTAGGAAACCAATAATGTAATGGTAAAAGGGAAGGTGAAAAGCTTTGGTAAAAAGGAAAAAAGGGCGCCACAGCATAATAATTAACACAAGACTACAAGTTGTGCCAAGAAGAATTCCCGTTAGACCGAATTTAGTTACTAAAAGGACGGAAACGGAAAGGTTTATCACACTTTGGGCAATAGGAGCCCAAGTATCCGAATAAAGACCATATGCTTGTTTAAAAACGTCTACTGGTTGTCGGATCTGTAACATAAAAAAATTAATAGCGAAAAGAGCTACGGTTGAATCAGAGAGAATATATTTTTCACCCAACCAAAGTACGATGAAAGGGTCTACTAACGTAATGATACCAATTCCGACAATTCCAGCAATGAAAAATCGGAAAGACATCAGTTCCCAAAAGACTTGTTTAATGGAAGCTTGATTATGCTCGGCAACAAGGTTACCTACACTGGCATTGGTTCCTGAAAACATTTTATTGAGCAGAGTAGCGAAGTTTAATATTATCAATTGATAATTACCAAAAAAAGCTACTGTTTCTACATTAATAAATGAAAATATTAGAATGTTATCTGTACC
This genomic interval from Zobellia roscoffensis contains the following:
- a CDS encoding O-antigen ligase family protein, whose product is MTRELINPNELLKHTILALIVLNIPGFVLTYMNPVLSSVLSYLSFGLLIVFYFMNKRTGFNPWFIVIGLLYFVISSLSGQSYMPPLQVHLIIWIKYFIIIICGHEVAQRTSSKELFIFLLIGALSIIFQIFLFNNPLKDYGRYSGFFLNPNSGGFICILGYGLSYTLKNPKFKLIAQWIITLMGLLTFSRTFILLWIMINLISIRISIKNANKLALGFGLVLVLVTYNSFLPVQNKRLTQLAGTLSGDSNAANDLNEGSRFETWETFYSFILDKPIFGNGFESFGGGGVGGFLGVHNSYLKILGEAGIIPFFLLILFFIVITKKSLKHFFVNPSLLFMSIALASVLMTNHGFFTSSYLLFIALWIFSALSKADEKLLGSQYSEKT
- a CDS encoding glycosyltransferase family 4 protein; translation: MERKKIAFVIYSLESGGAERVITELANNLILDYDVYIITLVKTNPFYELNPRITLRYCSDVIKNDTTPIKSIYDGLNRVRTLSKILKENKIQLVISFMTSSNIYSIWASKLSRIPCIVSERANHDIYKLPKLLEVTRDISYRFCKYLVVQTEANKIFYSKKLSPSKIIVIPNPIAEALSFKRNKEPDRLKNIILNVGSFKKGKAQELLIQAFSKIKNEDWQVVFVGDGPTKKKNIDLTKKLGLEKKINFVGKQQVIYKYYNQAKLFVFTSEHEGFPNALLEALYFGIPTISTNCKHGPTDLIKDKENGFLIPVGNQNVLQKKMSQLMNDIVLQNKFSENAMKSTEKYKITSIVKLWENYITKLV
- a CDS encoding glycosyltransferase family 2 protein, with the translated sequence MFSILTPTHNRADVIDRVYTSLKNQTCQDFEWIIIDDAGTDNTSEVVRQWQEDENDFRIVYHKLPNNVGKAPVVNFGIDKCTHPITIIADDDDTFTTTMLEDLKSIWDTIDKTENGQQIGAVWTLVQDEKGNIIGEKFPSNFWQVNFKERVLDRNGPPLGEKWHSWRTSVLQEYKKFTNPNSRVNPSVSWNRINKDFDFLCVNMVHRTYCLSEDGYILQKKTRLKVEKRHYYSSFYELEKVPFFKILNKKYYRKVGFTYIKAFYFYRDNQTRLSTSKLLACMIAFCIELPKKFISAIKS
- a CDS encoding lipopolysaccharide biosynthesis protein is translated as MSRLKNTIQNAKVSVFFHVIFIFTQFFARKIFLDNLGDDFIGLTSTLQSFLSFLNLAELGIGTAIGFTLYKPIFDKNYVEINHIIRFFGNVYKKIGLAIIGLSLILSGFFPLIFENTNISLPLIYYAFFTFLTSSLLGYFFNYHMLLFQADQKEYMVAKYLQTYNILKIVLQIIFVFYFQSFIAWITLELISSVLFTISLRKKTNSQYPWLKLSFSKEETKNEFKSYPQLIKKIKQISLHKIGTFVSNGTDNILIFSFINVETVAFFGNYQLIILNFATLLNKMFSGTNASVGNLVAEHNQASIKQVFWELMSFRFFIAGIVGIGIITLVDPFIVLWLGEKYILSDSTVALFAINFFMLQIRQPVDVFKQAYGLYSDTWAPIAQSVINLSVSVLLVTKFGLTGILLGTTCSLVLIIMLWRPFFLFTKAFHLPFYHYIIGFLKLSLTFIPVYIGTSFIINNFLKSDINNYYDFITFAIFVSIITIGFYGGLLYLTDRYFRDLIKRLINGVKKR